A genomic segment from Bombus huntii isolate Logan2020A chromosome 13, iyBomHunt1.1, whole genome shotgun sequence encodes:
- the LOC126872573 gene encoding protein tiptop isoform X1, giving the protein MRSKQQPRPSFRWPQQRGDNLTGEDGVEGSGPGADLQGEEGDCVEDDGPISPSERGCTTAAKEEEDGDATDEEDDEDASPPTPPPSATARLNPTILRDTGPPDREPMSPRCPSRDSRESSGPATGSPPPPATRSTASPVSPSGIVPLPLGSHPLLPPHSAAMMAAYLQQTHQRLLLGHSPLSRGSVSPLVSSSCSPPAATPGLLVSPSSVGEVSPSATPLPAVLDFSTRKASSTEDDEEEQILNLSKPPTPSSSTEANNGPLDLSVPSRKRPGPEDSPPLPVRKSSRLSAGTAAAAAAAAAAAAAAAHQEAAQAVTAAGFGRPPVVSPWTSPVVASHFPYFAAAVAAAATSQQQLSPKSTAGVVEHHQQLWNGKMKPPSALDKSYQPSEATKALEKMSELSKLGGEDLFRSSTSAGGGGASGAAAAAAAAAAAAVAGNATAGSTSGSRHSAWQSHWLNKGADQAKDVLKCVWCKQSFPTLAAMTTHMKEAKHCGVNMPVPAAASALHPQPPSVASIVTPQQPHQPHQPQTTASSNNAGSGAGGGGSATPSSKQSPSELNLLIKETMPLPRKLVRGQDVWLGKGAEQTRQILKCMWCGQSFRSLAEMTSHMQQTQHYTNIISQEQIISWKSSDENKSGSGGSGGSGGGGAGSGSVTGAAGGGGGAVTAGGVSGPHAGNATGPGSGATSSHVSAVLTCKVCDQAFSSLKELSNHMVKNSHYKEHIMRSITESGGRRRQTREKRKKSLPVRKLLELERAQNEFKNGDAATGLSHSLGKHAGRITCEKCGEKIETTIFVDHIRQCIGAGTVGANQRNFLKNALMSNHLPATLPPTETGRKSVTEDGSSVSSRHHRSPSSASDATTPGKDTPTPTAGETTGSSSPSVLNAIEKLIEKSFDSRVRHGTPGLHHAQPGAPMGTSILKRLGIDESVDYTKPLVDPQTMNLLRSYQQQHQHQQQQQHYATSTAARRERSGSESSSVSERGSGGRTDAMTPERRVDLSSVGHSDTRHSHHHRVTPDKQLGAQTLPSSRHHPTTEESGDEESSTTASVSVAAANSAATSAASVVVKKEPRDDESEDRVANEEEQSQAQSQSNREVFVKKEIMEDCRDEEEQGSFNHRRSSLHEGSEEGREVLSPRMNPPTPRSSGQPEQMARSPCRNSTSSPTSSDRSVTPRGTPDTKGSSSLGALSSMFDSLSGGGGGGGGGSGGGGGGGSGGGSNNAVDSQGRKTSSHPLAALQKLCDKTETRGPSGSAARSGGGPGAASGLGAAAGSGVGATGPGSGTTPGAILAFSWACNDAVVTADSIMKCAFCDTPFISKGAYRHHLSKMHFVKDGVIPDPLTIGRSAAAAAAAAAAAAAAAAAVSQTSATGPPPAGHSSSSPPTSQRNKSPPLAQANGSPSQSAASPLEESPHSKFLKYTELAKQLSSKYV; this is encoded by the exons GGGAGGACGGAGTCGAAGGCTCAGGGCCTGGCGCGGACCTCCAGGGCGAGGAAGGCGACTGCGTGGAGGATGACGGCCCAATTAGTCCTAGCGAGAGAGGTTGCACGACGGCAGCCAAAGAGGAAGAGGATGGGGACGCGACCGACGAGGAAGACGACGAGGACGCATCGCCGCCCACTCCACCGCCTTCCGCAACCGCGAGACTGAATCCTACTATTTTAAGGGACACTGGACCACCGGACAG AGAGCCAATGAGTCCACGCTGTCCCTCGAGAGATTCTCGGGAATCGTCCGGCCCGGCGACCGGAAGTCCGCCGCCGCCAGCGACGCGAAGCACCGCGAGCCCGGTGAGTCCGAGCGGGATCGTGCCACTGCCCCTCGGAAGCCATCCACTGCTACCCCCTCATTCGGCGGCGATGATGGCGGCGTACCTGCAACAGACCCACCAGAGACTGCTACTAGGCCACTCGCCGCTATCCCGTGGTTCCGTGTCTCCGTTGGTATCCTCGTCGTGCTCGCCACCGGCAGCTACTCCTGGCCTTCTGGTCTCGCCCAGCAGCGTCGGCGAGGTATCGCCGTCGGCCACGCCGTTGCCCGCGGTGCTCGACTTTAGCACGAGGAAAGCGTCGTCGACGGAGGACGACGAAGAGGAGCAGATACTGAACCTCAGCAAGCCGCCAACACCGTCCTCCTCCACGGAGGCGAACAACGGACCTTTGGATTTATCGGTGCCCAGTAGAAAACGACCTGGACCGGAAGATTCTCCGCCGCTGCCCGTTCGCAAGTCCTCCAGGTTGTCCGCTGGCACGGCGGCGgcagcggcggcggcggcagcTGCGGCGGCCGCAGCGGCTCACCAGGAGGCCGCTCAAGCCGTCACGGCTGCAGGTTTCGGCAGACCACCCGTCGTTTCGCCGTGGACGTCGCCCGTGGTCGCCTCTCACTTTCCCTACTTCGCGGCCGCGGTCGCGGCAGCGGCTACTAGTCAACAGCAACTCTCGCCGAAGAGCACCGCCGGCGTAGTCGAACATCATCAGCAACTTTGGAACGGCAAGATGAAACCACCGTCCGCTCTCGACAAGTCGTATCAGCCGAGCGAAGCGACCAAAGCCCTGGAGAAGATGAGCGAACTGAGCAAACTGGGCGGCGAGGATCTGTTCAGATCGAGCACGAGCGCCGGCGGTGGCGGAGCGAGCGGAGCCGCGGCAGCCGCAGCCGCAGCCGCCGCGGCAGCGGTCGCGGGCAACGCGACCGCCGGCTCCACGTCCGGCAGTCGACACAGTGCCTGGCAGTCTCACTGGCTGAACAAGGGGGCCGATCAAGCCAAGGACGTGCTCAAGTGCGTATGGTGCAAGCAGAGTTTCCCCACGTTGGCCGCGATGACGACTCACATGAAGGAGGCGAAACACTGCGGCGTAAACATGCCCGTGCCAGCGGCCGCGTCAGCGCTCCACCCGCAGCCACCGAGCGTGGCCAGTATCGTGACGCCGCAGCAGCCGCATCAGCCGCACCAGCCGCAAACCACCGCGTCCAGCAACAACGCTGGCTCCGGCGCCGGTGGTGGTGGTTCCGCGACTCCGAGCAGCAAACAGAGTCCATCCGAGTTGAACCTGCTGATCAAGGAGACGATGCCTCTGCCGAGGAAGCTGGTCAGGGGTCAGGACGTTTGGCTGGGGAAGGGAGCTGAGCAGACCAGGCAGATTCTCAAGTGTATGTGGTGCGGTCAGAGTTTCCGCTCTCTCGCCGAGATGACGTCGCACATGCAGCAGACGCAACATTACACCAACATCATCTCCCAGGAGCAGATTATCTCGTGGAAGTCGTCGGACGAGAACAAGAGTGGCAGCGGTGGAAGCGGAGGAAGCGGAGGTGGCGGTGCAGGCAGTGGATCCGTAACCGGCGCCGCTGGTGGCGGGGGTGGCGCGGTTACCGCCGGTGGCGTGTCCGGACCGCACGCCGGAAACGCTACTGGCCCGGGCTCCGGCGCTACTAGCAGCCACGTGAGCGCCGTGCTCACGTGCAAGGTTTGCGATCAAGCGTTCAGCTCCCTGAAAGAACTGAGCAACCACATGGTGAAGAATTCCCACTACAAGGAGCACATAATGCGATCGATCACCGAGAGCGGCGGTCGCAGGCGGCAGACGCGGGAGAAACGCAAGAAGTCGCTGCCGGTGAGAAAATTGTTGGAACTGGAACGAGCGCAGAACGAGTTCAAGAACGGCGACGCGGCTACCGGACTGAGCCACAGCCTCGGCAAACACGCCGGTCGTATAACCTGCGAGAAATGCGGCGAGAAGATCGAGACGACCATCTTCGTCGATCATATACGCCAGTGTATCGGAGCGGGCACCGTGGGCGCGAATCAGCGAAACTTCTTGAAGAACGCGTTGATGTCGAATCACCTACCGGCCACGTTACCGCCGACCGAGACCGGCCGCAAGAGCGTCACCGAGGACGGTTCGTCGGTGTCCTCGAGACACCATCGGTCGCCCTCGTCGGCCAGCGACGCCACCACGCCAGGAAAGGACACGCCGACACCGACCGCCGGCGAGACCACTGGTAGTTCCTCGCCATCCGTGTTGAACGCCATCGAGAAACTGATCGAGAAGAGCTTCGATTCTCGCGTGAGGCACGGTACACCGGGTCTGCATCACGCTCAACCCGGAGCCCCGATGGGTACAAGCATCTTGAAGCGGCTGGGCATCGACGAGAGCGTCGATTACACGAAACCGTTGGTCGATCCACAGACGATGAACCTTCTCCGGTCTTATCAGCAGCAACATCAGCaccagcagcagcagcaacactACGCGACAAGTACGGCCGCGCGGCGGGAACGCAGCGGAAGCGAGTCGAGCTCCGTGTCGGAACGAGGAAGCGGCGGTAGAACCGACGCGATGACGCCGGAGAGGCGCGTGGACCTTTCGTCGGTCGGCCACTCGGACACCAGGCATTCCCACCATCATCGGGTCACGCCGGACAAGCAATTGGGTGCGCAAACCTTGCCCTCGAGTCGTCACCATCCAACCACCGAGGAATCCGGGGACGAGGAGTCGTCCACGACCGCATCCGTTTCCGTTGCCGCGGCCAATTCGGCCGCGACGTCGGCGGCGAGCGTGGTCGTCAAGAAGGAACCCCGAGACGACGAGTCGGAGGATCGCGTGGCGAACGAGGAGGAACAGTCGCAGGCTCAGTCACAGTCGAACCGGGAGGTGTTCGTGAAGAAGGAGATCATGGAGGATTGCAGAGACGAGGAGGAGCAAGGTTCGTTCAATCATCGACGAAGCAGCTTGCACGAAGGATCGGAGGAGGGTCGAGAGGTGTTGTCGCCTCGCATGAACCCACCGACTCCTAGATCGAGTGGTCAACCGGAACAGATGGCGCGCAGCCCATGCAGGAACAGCACCAGCAGTCCGACGAGCAGCGACCGGTCGGTAACGCCGCGTGGTACACCCGACACGAAGGGATCGAGCAGTCTCGGGGCGCTTTCTTCCATGTTCGACAGCCTGTCCGGTGGCGGAGGTGGCGGAGGCGGCGGTAGCGGTggcggcggtggtggcggtaGCGGCGGAGGCTCGAACAACGCGGTCGACTCTCAGGGACGCAAAACCAGCAGCCATCCTTTGGCCGCGCTGCAGAAGCTTTGCGACAAGACGGAGACGCGAGGACCTAGCGGCAGCGCGGCTCGATCCGGTGGCGGTCCTGGAGCCGCGTCCGGTCTCGGAGCAGCGGCTGGAAGTGGCGTGGGCGCGACCGGACCCGGTTCCGGGACGACTCCGGGAGCGATCTTGGCGTTCAGCTGGGCCTGCAACGACGCCGTTGTCACCGCCGACTCGATCATGAAGTGCGCCTTCTGCGACACGCCGTTCATCTCCAAGGGCGCGTACAGGCATCATCTGTCCAAGATGCACTTCGTCAAGGACGGCGTGATTCCCGATCCACTGACGATCGGCCGATCAGcggcggccgcggcggcggcggcggctgctGCCGCGGCCGCGGCAGCAGCGGTCTCGCAAACCTCCGCCACCGGACCGCCGCCGGCCGGTCACAGTTCTTCCTCGCCCCCGACTTCCCAGCGCAACAAGTCGCCGCCGCTTGCACAGGCGAACGGTAGCCCGTCTCAGTCAGCGGCCTCTCCCCTCGAAGAGAGTCCGCACTCCAAATTTCTCAAGTATACGGAGCTGGCCAAACAGTTGTCCAGCAAGTACGTATAG
- the LOC126872573 gene encoding protein tiptop isoform X2: protein MPRRKQHAPQRMKWEDGVEGSGPGADLQGEEGDCVEDDGPISPSERGCTTAAKEEEDGDATDEEDDEDASPPTPPPSATARLNPTILRDTGPPDREPMSPRCPSRDSRESSGPATGSPPPPATRSTASPVSPSGIVPLPLGSHPLLPPHSAAMMAAYLQQTHQRLLLGHSPLSRGSVSPLVSSSCSPPAATPGLLVSPSSVGEVSPSATPLPAVLDFSTRKASSTEDDEEEQILNLSKPPTPSSSTEANNGPLDLSVPSRKRPGPEDSPPLPVRKSSRLSAGTAAAAAAAAAAAAAAAHQEAAQAVTAAGFGRPPVVSPWTSPVVASHFPYFAAAVAAAATSQQQLSPKSTAGVVEHHQQLWNGKMKPPSALDKSYQPSEATKALEKMSELSKLGGEDLFRSSTSAGGGGASGAAAAAAAAAAAAVAGNATAGSTSGSRHSAWQSHWLNKGADQAKDVLKCVWCKQSFPTLAAMTTHMKEAKHCGVNMPVPAAASALHPQPPSVASIVTPQQPHQPHQPQTTASSNNAGSGAGGGGSATPSSKQSPSELNLLIKETMPLPRKLVRGQDVWLGKGAEQTRQILKCMWCGQSFRSLAEMTSHMQQTQHYTNIISQEQIISWKSSDENKSGSGGSGGSGGGGAGSGSVTGAAGGGGGAVTAGGVSGPHAGNATGPGSGATSSHVSAVLTCKVCDQAFSSLKELSNHMVKNSHYKEHIMRSITESGGRRRQTREKRKKSLPVRKLLELERAQNEFKNGDAATGLSHSLGKHAGRITCEKCGEKIETTIFVDHIRQCIGAGTVGANQRNFLKNALMSNHLPATLPPTETGRKSVTEDGSSVSSRHHRSPSSASDATTPGKDTPTPTAGETTGSSSPSVLNAIEKLIEKSFDSRVRHGTPGLHHAQPGAPMGTSILKRLGIDESVDYTKPLVDPQTMNLLRSYQQQHQHQQQQQHYATSTAARRERSGSESSSVSERGSGGRTDAMTPERRVDLSSVGHSDTRHSHHHRVTPDKQLGAQTLPSSRHHPTTEESGDEESSTTASVSVAAANSAATSAASVVVKKEPRDDESEDRVANEEEQSQAQSQSNREVFVKKEIMEDCRDEEEQGSFNHRRSSLHEGSEEGREVLSPRMNPPTPRSSGQPEQMARSPCRNSTSSPTSSDRSVTPRGTPDTKGSSSLGALSSMFDSLSGGGGGGGGGSGGGGGGGSGGGSNNAVDSQGRKTSSHPLAALQKLCDKTETRGPSGSAARSGGGPGAASGLGAAAGSGVGATGPGSGTTPGAILAFSWACNDAVVTADSIMKCAFCDTPFISKGAYRHHLSKMHFVKDGVIPDPLTIGRSAAAAAAAAAAAAAAAAAVSQTSATGPPPAGHSSSSPPTSQRNKSPPLAQANGSPSQSAASPLEESPHSKFLKYTELAKQLSSKYV from the exons GGGAGGACGGAGTCGAAGGCTCAGGGCCTGGCGCGGACCTCCAGGGCGAGGAAGGCGACTGCGTGGAGGATGACGGCCCAATTAGTCCTAGCGAGAGAGGTTGCACGACGGCAGCCAAAGAGGAAGAGGATGGGGACGCGACCGACGAGGAAGACGACGAGGACGCATCGCCGCCCACTCCACCGCCTTCCGCAACCGCGAGACTGAATCCTACTATTTTAAGGGACACTGGACCACCGGACAG AGAGCCAATGAGTCCACGCTGTCCCTCGAGAGATTCTCGGGAATCGTCCGGCCCGGCGACCGGAAGTCCGCCGCCGCCAGCGACGCGAAGCACCGCGAGCCCGGTGAGTCCGAGCGGGATCGTGCCACTGCCCCTCGGAAGCCATCCACTGCTACCCCCTCATTCGGCGGCGATGATGGCGGCGTACCTGCAACAGACCCACCAGAGACTGCTACTAGGCCACTCGCCGCTATCCCGTGGTTCCGTGTCTCCGTTGGTATCCTCGTCGTGCTCGCCACCGGCAGCTACTCCTGGCCTTCTGGTCTCGCCCAGCAGCGTCGGCGAGGTATCGCCGTCGGCCACGCCGTTGCCCGCGGTGCTCGACTTTAGCACGAGGAAAGCGTCGTCGACGGAGGACGACGAAGAGGAGCAGATACTGAACCTCAGCAAGCCGCCAACACCGTCCTCCTCCACGGAGGCGAACAACGGACCTTTGGATTTATCGGTGCCCAGTAGAAAACGACCTGGACCGGAAGATTCTCCGCCGCTGCCCGTTCGCAAGTCCTCCAGGTTGTCCGCTGGCACGGCGGCGgcagcggcggcggcggcagcTGCGGCGGCCGCAGCGGCTCACCAGGAGGCCGCTCAAGCCGTCACGGCTGCAGGTTTCGGCAGACCACCCGTCGTTTCGCCGTGGACGTCGCCCGTGGTCGCCTCTCACTTTCCCTACTTCGCGGCCGCGGTCGCGGCAGCGGCTACTAGTCAACAGCAACTCTCGCCGAAGAGCACCGCCGGCGTAGTCGAACATCATCAGCAACTTTGGAACGGCAAGATGAAACCACCGTCCGCTCTCGACAAGTCGTATCAGCCGAGCGAAGCGACCAAAGCCCTGGAGAAGATGAGCGAACTGAGCAAACTGGGCGGCGAGGATCTGTTCAGATCGAGCACGAGCGCCGGCGGTGGCGGAGCGAGCGGAGCCGCGGCAGCCGCAGCCGCAGCCGCCGCGGCAGCGGTCGCGGGCAACGCGACCGCCGGCTCCACGTCCGGCAGTCGACACAGTGCCTGGCAGTCTCACTGGCTGAACAAGGGGGCCGATCAAGCCAAGGACGTGCTCAAGTGCGTATGGTGCAAGCAGAGTTTCCCCACGTTGGCCGCGATGACGACTCACATGAAGGAGGCGAAACACTGCGGCGTAAACATGCCCGTGCCAGCGGCCGCGTCAGCGCTCCACCCGCAGCCACCGAGCGTGGCCAGTATCGTGACGCCGCAGCAGCCGCATCAGCCGCACCAGCCGCAAACCACCGCGTCCAGCAACAACGCTGGCTCCGGCGCCGGTGGTGGTGGTTCCGCGACTCCGAGCAGCAAACAGAGTCCATCCGAGTTGAACCTGCTGATCAAGGAGACGATGCCTCTGCCGAGGAAGCTGGTCAGGGGTCAGGACGTTTGGCTGGGGAAGGGAGCTGAGCAGACCAGGCAGATTCTCAAGTGTATGTGGTGCGGTCAGAGTTTCCGCTCTCTCGCCGAGATGACGTCGCACATGCAGCAGACGCAACATTACACCAACATCATCTCCCAGGAGCAGATTATCTCGTGGAAGTCGTCGGACGAGAACAAGAGTGGCAGCGGTGGAAGCGGAGGAAGCGGAGGTGGCGGTGCAGGCAGTGGATCCGTAACCGGCGCCGCTGGTGGCGGGGGTGGCGCGGTTACCGCCGGTGGCGTGTCCGGACCGCACGCCGGAAACGCTACTGGCCCGGGCTCCGGCGCTACTAGCAGCCACGTGAGCGCCGTGCTCACGTGCAAGGTTTGCGATCAAGCGTTCAGCTCCCTGAAAGAACTGAGCAACCACATGGTGAAGAATTCCCACTACAAGGAGCACATAATGCGATCGATCACCGAGAGCGGCGGTCGCAGGCGGCAGACGCGGGAGAAACGCAAGAAGTCGCTGCCGGTGAGAAAATTGTTGGAACTGGAACGAGCGCAGAACGAGTTCAAGAACGGCGACGCGGCTACCGGACTGAGCCACAGCCTCGGCAAACACGCCGGTCGTATAACCTGCGAGAAATGCGGCGAGAAGATCGAGACGACCATCTTCGTCGATCATATACGCCAGTGTATCGGAGCGGGCACCGTGGGCGCGAATCAGCGAAACTTCTTGAAGAACGCGTTGATGTCGAATCACCTACCGGCCACGTTACCGCCGACCGAGACCGGCCGCAAGAGCGTCACCGAGGACGGTTCGTCGGTGTCCTCGAGACACCATCGGTCGCCCTCGTCGGCCAGCGACGCCACCACGCCAGGAAAGGACACGCCGACACCGACCGCCGGCGAGACCACTGGTAGTTCCTCGCCATCCGTGTTGAACGCCATCGAGAAACTGATCGAGAAGAGCTTCGATTCTCGCGTGAGGCACGGTACACCGGGTCTGCATCACGCTCAACCCGGAGCCCCGATGGGTACAAGCATCTTGAAGCGGCTGGGCATCGACGAGAGCGTCGATTACACGAAACCGTTGGTCGATCCACAGACGATGAACCTTCTCCGGTCTTATCAGCAGCAACATCAGCaccagcagcagcagcaacactACGCGACAAGTACGGCCGCGCGGCGGGAACGCAGCGGAAGCGAGTCGAGCTCCGTGTCGGAACGAGGAAGCGGCGGTAGAACCGACGCGATGACGCCGGAGAGGCGCGTGGACCTTTCGTCGGTCGGCCACTCGGACACCAGGCATTCCCACCATCATCGGGTCACGCCGGACAAGCAATTGGGTGCGCAAACCTTGCCCTCGAGTCGTCACCATCCAACCACCGAGGAATCCGGGGACGAGGAGTCGTCCACGACCGCATCCGTTTCCGTTGCCGCGGCCAATTCGGCCGCGACGTCGGCGGCGAGCGTGGTCGTCAAGAAGGAACCCCGAGACGACGAGTCGGAGGATCGCGTGGCGAACGAGGAGGAACAGTCGCAGGCTCAGTCACAGTCGAACCGGGAGGTGTTCGTGAAGAAGGAGATCATGGAGGATTGCAGAGACGAGGAGGAGCAAGGTTCGTTCAATCATCGACGAAGCAGCTTGCACGAAGGATCGGAGGAGGGTCGAGAGGTGTTGTCGCCTCGCATGAACCCACCGACTCCTAGATCGAGTGGTCAACCGGAACAGATGGCGCGCAGCCCATGCAGGAACAGCACCAGCAGTCCGACGAGCAGCGACCGGTCGGTAACGCCGCGTGGTACACCCGACACGAAGGGATCGAGCAGTCTCGGGGCGCTTTCTTCCATGTTCGACAGCCTGTCCGGTGGCGGAGGTGGCGGAGGCGGCGGTAGCGGTggcggcggtggtggcggtaGCGGCGGAGGCTCGAACAACGCGGTCGACTCTCAGGGACGCAAAACCAGCAGCCATCCTTTGGCCGCGCTGCAGAAGCTTTGCGACAAGACGGAGACGCGAGGACCTAGCGGCAGCGCGGCTCGATCCGGTGGCGGTCCTGGAGCCGCGTCCGGTCTCGGAGCAGCGGCTGGAAGTGGCGTGGGCGCGACCGGACCCGGTTCCGGGACGACTCCGGGAGCGATCTTGGCGTTCAGCTGGGCCTGCAACGACGCCGTTGTCACCGCCGACTCGATCATGAAGTGCGCCTTCTGCGACACGCCGTTCATCTCCAAGGGCGCGTACAGGCATCATCTGTCCAAGATGCACTTCGTCAAGGACGGCGTGATTCCCGATCCACTGACGATCGGCCGATCAGcggcggccgcggcggcggcggcggctgctGCCGCGGCCGCGGCAGCAGCGGTCTCGCAAACCTCCGCCACCGGACCGCCGCCGGCCGGTCACAGTTCTTCCTCGCCCCCGACTTCCCAGCGCAACAAGTCGCCGCCGCTTGCACAGGCGAACGGTAGCCCGTCTCAGTCAGCGGCCTCTCCCCTCGAAGAGAGTCCGCACTCCAAATTTCTCAAGTATACGGAGCTGGCCAAACAGTTGTCCAGCAAGTACGTATAG